The following coding sequences are from one Myxococcota bacterium window:
- a CDS encoding VOC family protein: MALRVKGIQHLNLSVADLARARAFYTDVLGFELSFAKGDTVWLDAGGDLLGLSEGARPEAHGFEHFGFMVDGPAEVDRWSEQLRAHGVTLEKGPYDRSDGRSVYFRDPDDHLLEIFWVDPKFLGSSRS; encoded by the coding sequence GTGGCGCTGCGCGTGAAGGGCATCCAGCACCTGAATCTCTCCGTCGCCGACCTGGCGCGCGCGCGCGCGTTCTACACGGACGTGCTCGGCTTCGAGCTCTCGTTCGCCAAGGGCGACACGGTCTGGCTCGACGCGGGCGGCGACCTGCTCGGTCTGTCCGAAGGCGCGCGACCCGAGGCGCACGGCTTCGAGCACTTCGGCTTCATGGTCGACGGCCCGGCCGAAGTCGACCGCTGGAGCGAGCAGCTGCGCGCGCACGGAGTCACTCTCGAGAAGGGTCCGTACGACCGCTCGGATGGACGCTCGGTGTACTTCCGCGATCCGGACGATCATCTCTTGGAGATCTTCTGGGTCGATCCCAAGTTCCTCGGGTCGTCCCGCAGCTGA
- a CDS encoding NAD(P)H-quinone oxidoreductase — MRAIQIVGEGKDARLVLGEAPKPELRAGELRIQVAATAVNRADLMQRRGLYPPPPGASPVLGLECAGTVIESAPGVTGFARGERVMALLAGGGYAEEACVDAGSVMPVPQALSLEEAAGIPEVFLTCHLNLFQLAHAPAGGWALVHGGGSGIGTAAIQLLRAAGVHSIVTAGSAAKCARCLELGADVALDYTQGDFAPAVLEKTGGAGVDVVLDSIGGPYLAQHLTCMKLGGRLVLIGLMGGARAEANLGLVVAKRLSIIGSTLRARPIAEKAEIVRGFRAKFGAALESGKLRPIVDRVLPLAEAQAAHDCVEASSHFGKVVLKV; from the coding sequence ATGCGCGCGATCCAGATCGTCGGAGAGGGCAAGGACGCGCGGCTCGTGCTGGGCGAGGCGCCCAAGCCGGAGCTGCGCGCGGGTGAGCTGCGCATCCAGGTGGCGGCAACCGCAGTCAACCGGGCCGATCTCATGCAGCGCCGCGGCCTCTACCCGCCGCCGCCCGGGGCTTCGCCGGTGCTCGGGCTCGAATGCGCGGGCACGGTGATCGAGAGCGCGCCTGGAGTCACCGGCTTCGCGCGCGGCGAGCGGGTCATGGCGCTGCTCGCCGGCGGCGGCTACGCCGAAGAGGCCTGCGTCGATGCGGGCTCCGTCATGCCGGTGCCCCAGGCGCTCTCGCTCGAAGAGGCCGCGGGCATTCCCGAGGTCTTCCTCACCTGTCACTTGAACTTGTTCCAGCTCGCGCATGCGCCCGCGGGCGGCTGGGCGCTGGTGCACGGCGGGGGCAGCGGCATCGGCACCGCGGCGATCCAGCTCCTGCGCGCGGCCGGCGTGCACTCGATCGTGACCGCGGGCAGCGCCGCCAAGTGCGCGCGCTGTCTCGAGCTCGGCGCCGACGTCGCGCTCGACTACACCCAAGGTGACTTCGCGCCTGCAGTGCTCGAGAAGACCGGCGGCGCGGGCGTCGATGTGGTGCTCGACTCGATCGGCGGGCCCTATCTCGCGCAGCACCTGACCTGCATGAAGCTCGGCGGGCGGCTCGTGCTGATCGGGCTCATGGGTGGCGCGCGCGCCGAGGCGAACCTGGGGCTCGTGGTCGCCAAGCGCCTCTCGATCATCGGCTCGACCTTGCGCGCGCGGCCGATCGCCGAGAAGGCCGAGATCGTGCGCGGCTTCCGCGCGAAGTTCGGCGCGGCGCTCGAGTCGGGCAAGCTGCGGCCGATCGTGGACCGCGTGCTGCCCCTCGCCGAGGCCCAGGCCGCGCACGACTGCGTCGAGGCCAGCAGTCACTTCGGCAAGGTCGTGCTCAAAGTCTGA
- a CDS encoding SOS response-associated peptidase, with protein sequence MCGRYTLHTEKEALAERFDFDPAALAGGPARYNIAPTQNVLTLVAGESRREPRIMRWGLVPPFAKEIGATARMINARVETLHQKNAFRESLRAHRCLVLADGFYEWQAGGPGGRRVPHYVSRGDGAPFAMAGLFAEWRRRGELLGEILLSCAIVTTAANAVVEKLHDRMPVILPRAAEGPWLDHALDGKTEALLALLAPVRAEELREHPVSRRVNSVGNDDPSLLARDDSEPSLGFF encoded by the coding sequence ATGTGCGGTCGCTACACGCTGCACACCGAGAAGGAGGCGCTGGCCGAGCGCTTCGACTTCGACCCCGCGGCGCTCGCGGGCGGCCCCGCTCGCTACAACATCGCGCCGACCCAGAACGTGCTCACGCTGGTGGCCGGCGAGTCCCGCCGTGAGCCGCGCATCATGCGCTGGGGCCTCGTGCCGCCGTTCGCGAAGGAGATCGGCGCGACGGCCCGGATGATCAACGCGCGCGTCGAGACGCTGCACCAGAAGAACGCCTTCCGCGAGTCACTGCGCGCGCACCGCTGTCTCGTGCTGGCCGACGGCTTCTACGAGTGGCAGGCCGGGGGCCCGGGCGGACGGCGCGTGCCCCACTACGTGAGCCGCGGCGACGGCGCGCCCTTCGCGATGGCCGGGCTGTTCGCGGAGTGGCGCCGGCGCGGCGAGCTTTTGGGCGAGATCCTGCTGTCGTGCGCGATCGTGACCACGGCGGCGAACGCGGTGGTCGAGAAGCTGCACGATCGCATGCCCGTGATCCTGCCGCGCGCGGCCGAAGGGCCCTGGCTCGACCACGCGCTGGACGGGAAGACCGAGGCGCTGCTCGCCCTGCTCGCGCCCGTGCGCGCCGAGGAGCTGCGCGAGCACCCGGTGTCGCGGCGCGTGAACTCGGTCGGAAACGACGACCCGTCGCTCCTGGCCCGCGACGACAGCGAGCCGTCGCTGGGCTTCTTCTGA
- a CDS encoding HD domain-containing phosphohydrolase — translation MPLPTADPHRPGLLFVDDEVNILKALVRLFRAEPVRVFTASSAAEALALVASEPIQVVVSDQRMPGTTGVRLLAQVRERRPEVVRILLTGHAEIAVAVEAINSGEIFRLLTKPWNDDELRATVRQALADCAIRAEVARLHSLLQAQNASLHEMNQSLERKVAERTGELEAKNRELRTAYLSTVRALSEAVDAKDPYTRGHSERVGVYASRIARELDCKREFIERIYLAGLLHDIGKIGIPDAIIGKPERLTAAEYELMKRHPEIGARILEPVAFLADIVPCVRHHHEWYDGSPLGYPERLAATEIPYPSRIILVADTVEAMTSDRPYRKALPFARVIDEIQRFRGTQFDPAAADAFLRLAEREEEAFIETASKFDIEDFVSRPSEPT, via the coding sequence ATGCCTCTGCCGACCGCCGACCCTCACCGACCGGGCCTCCTGTTCGTCGATGACGAAGTCAACATCCTGAAGGCGCTGGTGCGCTTGTTCCGCGCCGAGCCCGTGCGCGTGTTCACCGCGAGCTCCGCCGCCGAGGCGCTGGCGCTGGTCGCGTCGGAGCCGATCCAGGTCGTGGTCTCCGACCAGCGCATGCCGGGCACGACCGGCGTGCGGCTCCTGGCTCAGGTGCGCGAGCGCCGGCCCGAGGTGGTGCGCATCCTGCTCACCGGCCACGCGGAGATCGCGGTCGCGGTCGAGGCGATCAACTCCGGCGAGATCTTCCGGCTCTTGACCAAGCCCTGGAACGACGACGAGCTGCGCGCCACCGTGCGCCAGGCGCTGGCCGACTGCGCCATCCGCGCCGAGGTCGCGCGCCTGCACTCGCTGCTCCAGGCGCAGAACGCGTCGTTGCACGAGATGAACCAGTCACTCGAGCGCAAGGTCGCCGAGCGCACCGGCGAGCTGGAAGCGAAGAACCGCGAGCTGCGCACCGCCTATCTCTCGACCGTGCGCGCGCTGTCCGAGGCGGTCGACGCCAAGGATCCCTACACGCGCGGTCACTCCGAGCGCGTGGGGGTGTACGCCTCGCGCATCGCGCGGGAGCTGGACTGCAAGCGCGAGTTCATCGAGCGCATCTACCTCGCGGGGCTGCTGCACGACATCGGCAAGATCGGCATCCCGGACGCGATCATCGGCAAGCCCGAGCGACTCACTGCCGCCGAGTACGAGCTGATGAAGCGCCACCCCGAGATCGGCGCGCGCATCCTCGAGCCGGTGGCGTTCCTGGCCGACATCGTGCCGTGCGTCCGTCACCACCACGAGTGGTACGACGGCTCGCCGCTCGGCTATCCGGAGAGACTCGCCGCCACCGAGATCCCCTACCCCAGCCGCATCATCCTGGTGGCGGACACCGTCGAGGCCATGACCTCCGACCGGCCCTATCGCAAGGCACTCCCATTCGCGCGCGTGATCGACGAGATCCAGCGCTTCCGGGGCACGCAGTTCGACCCTGCGGCCGCCGACGCCTTCCTGCGCCTGGCCGAGCGCGAGGAGGAGGCGTTCATCGAGACCGCCTCGAAGTTCGACATCGAGGACTTCGTGTCGCGGCCGAGTGAGCCGACTTGA
- a CDS encoding PP2C family serine/threonine-protein phosphatase: MRAIALLGRDWTELGPLALAELPDGGALALSRGARPKAYAHTDPNEDAALLVRTPSGVLLAVADGFNGSEASELAVARARARAAELVEASGDAFRAEVLRLADEVLRGLPRGSRSRSCLVLAALRGDRVELASLGDSNAFVAGVPFGLANDNPLLLGNPESLARVRPEVFHWRKTRPAAERIALVSDGVTNFTRDIPGIARVLAEAPSDLAAARAIAEEAFAGGAGDNVAVAVFAGRAGV, encoded by the coding sequence GTGCGGGCGATCGCGCTTCTCGGACGTGACTGGACGGAGCTCGGGCCGCTGGCGCTGGCCGAGCTGCCGGACGGCGGAGCGCTGGCGCTCTCGCGCGGCGCGCGCCCCAAGGCCTACGCCCACACCGACCCCAACGAGGACGCGGCCCTCCTCGTGCGCACGCCGAGCGGCGTGCTGCTCGCGGTCGCCGACGGCTTCAACGGCAGCGAGGCTTCGGAGCTCGCCGTCGCGCGCGCCCGCGCGCGCGCCGCCGAGCTGGTCGAGGCCAGCGGCGACGCCTTTCGCGCCGAGGTCCTGCGGCTGGCCGACGAGGTGCTGCGCGGGCTGCCGCGCGGCAGCCGTTCGCGCTCGTGTCTGGTGCTGGCCGCGCTGCGCGGCGACCGGGTGGAGCTCGCGAGCCTGGGCGACTCGAACGCCTTCGTCGCGGGCGTGCCGTTCGGCCTGGCCAACGACAATCCGCTCCTCTTGGGCAACCCCGAGTCACTCGCGCGCGTGCGCCCCGAAGTGTTCCACTGGCGCAAGACGCGGCCCGCCGCCGAGCGCATCGCGCTGGTCTCCGACGGGGTCACGAACTTCACGCGCGACATCCCGGGCATCGCGCGCGTGCTGGCCGAGGCGCCGAGCGACCTCGCGGCCGCGCGCGCGATCGCCGAGGAGGCCTTCGCGGGTGGCGCCGGCGACAACGTGGCAGTGGCCGTGTTTGCGGGCCGCGCCGGAGTGTGA